AGACTAGACGGGACGGGTGGCAGGGTCAAAGACCTCCTACGACGCACAGCGGCGCGAGCCGCCCCCCGACGCCTGGCGCAGCCGCTGGTAATCTCGTCGTCACGGTATGCGCACACTCATCCCGGCTCCGCCTCGGGGGGGCCCGATCGCACGGGTCCGGCGGGCCGCCACTCTCGGTCTGCTGGCTCTCGCCGCCCTCGCAGCCGTGGCCGCCCTGTCGCTCGGGGGCATGCGCCTGGCGCGCGCGGGCGCGTTGCCCGGCACCCAGGTCGCCGACCTCGAGGTCGGCGGCCTCGCCGAGGGCGAGCTCGCCGCCGCCGTGCGCCGCTACGCGGAGCGCCGCGAGCAGGCGCCGGTGACGGTGGCGTCGAGCGACACCCGGGTGTCGGGCGTCGCCGCGGACCTCGGCTACCGCCTCGACGTCGACGCGACGGTGCAGGCGGTCCTCCGCCGCGGCCGCCAGGCCAACCCCCTCGCCGCGCTCGCCGACCAGCTGCGGGCGTTCGGGGGCACGATCGAGGTCGAACCGGTCGAGGACGTCGACGACGCGCGCCTCGACGCGTGGCTCGAGAACACCGCCGGGGCGCTCAACCAGTTCCCCGTCGAGGGCACCCTCGAGTTCGACGGGGCGACCATCACCCGTGTCGACCCCCAGCCGGGCGCGGTGGTGCCCCCCGGACCGCTCCGCGAGCGCCTGCTCGCCGTGGTCCTCGACGCCGACGGGGACAACGTCGTACAGGCCGGAGCCGAGCCGGTGGAGCCCGAGACCACCGTGGAGGACGTCGACGCGGTGCTGGCCCAGGCCGAGCGGGCGGTCTCAGCGCCCGTGACCCTGTCGCGCGGCGACCGCGGCGTCACGTTCTCACCCGACGACATCGGCAACCTGCTCGCTGTGGCCCGTGACGGCGGGGACCTGCGCCTCGAGGTGGACCCCGCGAGCCTCGCCGACGTGGTCGCCGCGAGCACCCTCGAAGCCTTCGCGACCGAACCGGTCGACGCCCGCTTCACCGTCTCCGGTGGCGCGGTGAGCATCAGCCCCTCCCGCGAGGGCTTCCGCTTCGACCCGCAGACCGCCGCCGCGCAGCTGCTCGCCGTGGCGACATCGGAGGGCCCCCGCGACGCCACCCTCGAGGGTGAGGTCATCCCCCCGCAGCTGTCCACCGCCGACGCCGAGGCCCTGCGCATCGTCGAGCGCGTGTCGACGTTCACCACCGAGTTCCCTGCCGCTCAGAGCAGGGTCACGAACATCCACCGCATCGCCGACCTCGTCGACGGCGTGCTGCTCGAGCCGGGCGAGACCTTCTCGGTGAACCGCCACGTCGGGCCGCGCACCACCGCGAAGGGGTTCGTCGGCGGCGGCGCGATCTTCGAGGGGGAGTTCGTCGAGCAGATCGGCGGTGGCGTCAGCCAGTTCGCGACGACGCTGTACAACGCCGCCTACTTCGGCGGCTACGCCATCCCCCAGCACAAGGCGCACTCCTACTACATCAGCCGCTACCCGCCCGGGCGGGAGGCGACGCTGAACTACCCCGACGTCGACCTCGTCATCCGCAACAACTCGCCCCACGGCGCCCTCATCAAGACCGCGCACACCGGCACGTCGGTCACCGTGTCGATCTACGGCACGCGCTGGGTGAACGTGGAGTCGGTCCCCGGTGAGCGCACGAACGTGACCGCTCCCCCGCTCGAGGTCCGGCCCGCGCCCAACCTGGCGCCGGGCGGCGAACGCGTCGTCCAGGAGGGACGCCCGGGGTTCGACATCACCGTCACCCGCGTGCTCACCTTCCCCGACGGGCGCGTCGAGCAGGAGCGGGTGTTCACCCGCTACCTGCCCGAGCCGCGCATCGTCGAGCGCGGGCCGTAGTGGCCGCCCGCGCGGCGCAGGAGTCGTGACGGGCGCGCCCCACACCTACACTGCTCACCGAGTGACCGGCCTCCCCACGCCATGCTGACCGCGCTCGGCCTGCTGGCCGTCGGTGCGCTGATCGCCGCCAACGGCTACTTCGTCGCGGCGGAGTTCTCGTTCGTCGCCGCCCGCCGCACCCGTCTGGAGGAGGCGGCCTCCGCCGGCGACCGCCGCGCCACCCTCGCGCTCACCGTCCGCGAGCGGCTGTCGTTCATGCTCTCGGGCGCCCAGCTCGGGATCACCGCGACGTCCCTGCTCGTGGGCTACATCGCCGAGCCGACCCTCGGCCGCGCGCTTCGACCCCTCGTCGCCCTCGCGGGCCTCGGCGAGCAGGCCGCGTTCGGGGTCGCCTTCACCCTCGGGTTCATCGTGGCCACGACGGCCCAGATGGTCGTCGGCGAGCTCGCCCCGAAGAACCTCGCCATCGCCCGCGCCGAGCCGGTGGCCCTCTCCCTCGCCCGCTCCACCTACTGGTACACCCGCCTGGCCGGCCCGGTCATCCGCCTGTTCGACAACGCCGCGAACGGGCTGCTGCGCGCCGTGGGGATCGCGCCGGTCCAGGACGTGCCGAACGCGGTGTCCCCCGAGGAGCTCGAGCACATCATCGCCGAGTCGACCCGGGAGGGGTCGCTCACCGCCGGCCAGGCGGGCCTGCTGTCACGTGCCCTCGACTTCCGCAGCCTGCGGGCCGGCGACGTCATGGTCGCCCGCCCGCAGATCGTGTCCATCCCCGCCGACGCCACCTGCGAGGACCTGCGCCGCCTCGCCGTGGAGAGCGGGCACTCCCGCTTCCCGGTCGTCGGCGGGGACCTCGACGACGTCCGCGGGGTCGTGCAGGCCAAGGACGTCTTCCGCGTCGACGCGGCGGTGCGCGCGCGCGCGCCGGTCCGCAGCCTGCTGCAGCCCACGCTCGCGGTCCCCGAGACCGCGACGGTCGGCTCGCTGCTCGGCGAGCTGCGCGCCGCCCACAGCCCCCTCGCGGTGGTCGTCGACGAGCACGGCGGCACCGCCGGCATCGTCACCCTCGAAGACATCGTCGAGGAGCTCGTCGGGGAGATCCGCGACGAGCACGACCCGGCCGAACCGGGCGTGCAGGCGCTGCGGGACGGCTCCTTTCTCGTCCCCGGAGGGTGGCGCATCGACGAGACGGCCCGCGACACCGGTGTGGCGCTGCCCGAAGGCGACTACGACACCGTCGGCGGCCTCGTCATGGCCAGCCTCGGGCGGGTACCCGAGCCGGGCGACATCGTGGAGGTCGACGGTGCCCGGCTGCAGGTGCACTCCCTGACAGGCCTTGCCGTCGGCGCTGTCCGCCTCGTCCCCGCGGGCGCCGGGTCGGCGCGTCACGGGTCCCCGCACGACGGCGACGGAGGCCCGCGGTGAGCCCCACCGCCGCGCTCGTCGGCCTCGCGCTGCTCCTCGCCAACGGCGCGTTCGTCGCCGCGGAGTTCGCGCTCCTCGCCGCCCGCCGGTCGCGGCTGGAGCAGCTCGCCGGCGAGGGCAGGCGCGCCGCGGCTCACGCCCTCGCCGCCGTCCGCGAGCTGTCGCTCATGCTCGCCGCGGCCCAGCTCGGCATCACGATGTGCTCGCTGGGGCTCGGGGCGGTCGCCGAGCCGGCCCTCGAGCGCGGGTTGTCGCAGCTCCTCGTTCTGGCGGCCCTGCCCGAGGGCGCCCGCCACGCCATCGCCTTCGCCCTCGCACTGTCGATCGTCGTGTTCCTCCACATGGTCGTCGGCGAGATGGCGCCGAAGTCGTGGGCGATCTCCGACCCCGAACGCTCGGCGATGTTGCTCGCCCGCCCCTTCCGTGCCTTCGCGGCGGTCGTGCGACCGTTCATCCGGCTGCTCAACGCCCTCGCGAACGGCCTCGTCCGGCTCGTGGGCGTGCAGCCACAGGACGAGCTCGCCGCCACCCACTCCCCCACCGACCTGCTCATGCTCGTCGCCGAGTCCGCCCAGCAGGGGACGCTGCCCCCGGAGCAGTCCGACCTGCTCGCCCGCGCCCTCGACCTGTCCGACCTCGACGCCCAGGCGGCGATGACCCCGCGCAGCGACATCGTCGCCGTCCGCGCCGACGCGGGGATCGACGAGCTCGAGCGCCTCGCACGCGAGACGGGCCGCTC
This is a stretch of genomic DNA from Egibacteraceae bacterium. It encodes these proteins:
- a CDS encoding hemolysin family protein: MSPTAALVGLALLLANGAFVAAEFALLAARRSRLEQLAGEGRRAAAHALAAVRELSLMLAAAQLGITMCSLGLGAVAEPALERGLSQLLVLAALPEGARHAIAFALALSIVVFLHMVVGEMAPKSWAISDPERSAMLLARPFRAFAAVVRPFIRLLNALANGLVRLVGVQPQDELAATHSPTDLLMLVAESAQQGTLPPEQSDLLARALDLSDLDAQAAMTPRSDIVAVRADAGIDELERLARETGRSRIPVRDGELDRIRGVVHVKDLLAVPAEQRARVTAATLARPALVAPESRPLDSLMLDMRRDRQHVAIVVDEFGTVTGLVALEDLLEELIGEFEDESDRPGSAGHVLRRRPPDGALLLPGALRPDELADRTGVAVPEGEWETVAGYVIAQLGRLPRVGDAVPVPDGSRLEVTTMQGHRILELALRRPR
- a CDS encoding hemolysin family protein, translating into MLTALGLLAVGALIAANGYFVAAEFSFVAARRTRLEEAASAGDRRATLALTVRERLSFMLSGAQLGITATSLLVGYIAEPTLGRALRPLVALAGLGEQAAFGVAFTLGFIVATTAQMVVGELAPKNLAIARAEPVALSLARSTYWYTRLAGPVIRLFDNAANGLLRAVGIAPVQDVPNAVSPEELEHIIAESTREGSLTAGQAGLLSRALDFRSLRAGDVMVARPQIVSIPADATCEDLRRLAVESGHSRFPVVGGDLDDVRGVVQAKDVFRVDAAVRARAPVRSLLQPTLAVPETATVGSLLGELRAAHSPLAVVVDEHGGTAGIVTLEDIVEELVGEIRDEHDPAEPGVQALRDGSFLVPGGWRIDETARDTGVALPEGDYDTVGGLVMASLGRVPEPGDIVEVDGARLQVHSLTGLAVGAVRLVPAGAGSARHGSPHDGDGGPR
- a CDS encoding VanW family protein, coding for MRTLIPAPPRGGPIARVRRAATLGLLALAALAAVAALSLGGMRLARAGALPGTQVADLEVGGLAEGELAAAVRRYAERREQAPVTVASSDTRVSGVAADLGYRLDVDATVQAVLRRGRQANPLAALADQLRAFGGTIEVEPVEDVDDARLDAWLENTAGALNQFPVEGTLEFDGATITRVDPQPGAVVPPGPLRERLLAVVLDADGDNVVQAGAEPVEPETTVEDVDAVLAQAERAVSAPVTLSRGDRGVTFSPDDIGNLLAVARDGGDLRLEVDPASLADVVAASTLEAFATEPVDARFTVSGGAVSISPSREGFRFDPQTAAAQLLAVATSEGPRDATLEGEVIPPQLSTADAEALRIVERVSTFTTEFPAAQSRVTNIHRIADLVDGVLLEPGETFSVNRHVGPRTTAKGFVGGGAIFEGEFVEQIGGGVSQFATTLYNAAYFGGYAIPQHKAHSYYISRYPPGREATLNYPDVDLVIRNNSPHGALIKTAHTGTSVTVSIYGTRWVNVESVPGERTNVTAPPLEVRPAPNLAPGGERVVQEGRPGFDITVTRVLTFPDGRVEQERVFTRYLPEPRIVERGP